A stretch of the Thalassotalea euphylliae genome encodes the following:
- a CDS encoding DUF2937 family protein encodes MITTAIKSTLDYCLFTLGFILAVQLPEFIQQYKQYLAGKLSETQWHLSGYQKIADQNYQGSIPALIQDYLASGKQAIEQTGQLVSEMLTRKQSLTETIASLDSSSYIEQVISLFTNVNVKDAETVLGYYQLAIPLTVEALASGVVLAFIFIWLRMLVTGLFSRMLPQGA; translated from the coding sequence ATGATCACCACTGCTATTAAATCCACATTGGACTATTGCTTATTTACTTTAGGTTTTATTTTAGCCGTACAACTTCCCGAATTTATTCAACAATATAAACAATATTTAGCGGGTAAACTGAGTGAAACTCAGTGGCACTTAAGCGGTTACCAAAAAATAGCAGATCAAAACTACCAAGGCAGTATTCCAGCGTTAATTCAAGATTACTTGGCAAGTGGTAAACAAGCGATTGAACAGACCGGCCAATTGGTCAGTGAGATGTTAACTCGCAAACAAAGCCTGACAGAAACCATTGCATCGCTTGATAGCAGCAGTTACATAGAGCAAGTCATTAGCTTATTTACGAATGTAAATGTTAAAGATGCAGAAACTGTGCTTGGTTATTATCAATTAGCGATCCCATTAACCGTTGAAGCATTAGCATCAGGTGTTGTGTTAGCCTTTATATTTATTTGGCTTCGAATGCTAGTTACAGGGTTATTTAGCCGAATGTTACCCCAAGGAGCATAG
- a CDS encoding HDOD domain-containing protein: MAAKKASSEHWISIISQRELPALTSTALLLDKFANDDVSSLPRLSNAILHDQVLSSSLLKVANSIQRIGVNKITTVSRATVILGIQTVKNICLTSKVIESLLKHKDLDIEVYTRIKSLMAQSFFAGQLAKMMLPNHSDETQEEVYIAAMLRRIGETAFWCLGKEFQEELDHLISVPKQQYEEACIELIGMSFDELSIGLARRWQLGDLMIKSLDNPEQRTLEMQVIYLADKLVHYIHNPPTAVKYNKIIRQISKLMKISDQQLLYRIKQTRETSIKLLESYGAQILIEYVKKLPTAAELAHDNQFVYEEVVNKEAALLKTIQHLTSMTLTTKDASLYLEYALTQLARILNFETCSFYLLTNLKQTLTCRQTVNHFGKVVEEPLTISLTDQKSLLNRVLYTQQPVIVNNESDHSNARFPYPVNKLFAKSKLVLAAVHIKQSNIGMIIGQRKKPTIEQAELDNFHLLTQHLNMCLTLISPNKKAT; encoded by the coding sequence GTGGCAGCAAAAAAAGCCAGTTCAGAACATTGGATTTCAATCATTTCACAGCGAGAATTACCAGCGTTAACCTCAACTGCGCTGTTACTCGATAAATTTGCTAACGATGATGTTTCATCCCTACCGAGATTAAGCAACGCGATTTTGCACGATCAAGTGCTTTCTTCTTCTTTACTAAAGGTTGCCAACAGCATTCAGCGTATCGGGGTAAATAAAATCACCACAGTCTCTCGCGCGACTGTGATCCTTGGCATTCAAACCGTTAAAAATATTTGCCTGACCTCTAAGGTCATCGAAAGCCTGCTGAAACATAAAGATCTCGATATTGAAGTTTACACAAGAATTAAAAGCTTGATGGCGCAATCATTCTTTGCCGGACAACTTGCTAAAATGATGCTCCCTAATCACAGCGATGAAACCCAAGAAGAAGTATACATAGCAGCGATGCTGCGCAGAATTGGCGAAACAGCATTCTGGTGTCTAGGTAAAGAATTTCAAGAAGAGCTAGATCATTTAATCAGTGTACCAAAACAGCAATACGAAGAAGCATGCATTGAACTTATTGGAATGTCGTTTGATGAATTGAGCATTGGCTTAGCGCGCCGATGGCAACTAGGTGATTTAATGATTAAATCACTCGATAATCCAGAGCAACGCACTCTAGAGATGCAAGTTATCTACCTCGCCGACAAGCTGGTCCATTATATTCACAACCCGCCGACCGCAGTGAAGTACAACAAAATAATTCGCCAGATATCCAAGTTAATGAAAATATCTGATCAGCAATTGCTTTACCGCATTAAACAAACCCGCGAAACCTCGATTAAGTTGCTCGAGTCGTACGGTGCACAAATACTCATAGAATACGTGAAAAAGCTACCGACAGCTGCCGAGCTGGCGCATGATAACCAGTTTGTTTATGAGGAAGTTGTCAATAAGGAAGCGGCATTGCTGAAAACCATTCAGCATCTCACCAGCATGACGTTAACGACTAAAGACGCTAGCCTTTACTTGGAATATGCACTAACGCAATTGGCTCGAATACTAAATTTTGAAACCTGCTCGTTTTATTTGCTGACCAATTTAAAACAAACATTAACCTGTCGCCAAACCGTTAACCACTTTGGCAAAGTTGTAGAAGAGCCGTTAACAATCTCACTGACAGATCAGAAATCTTTGCTAAACCGAGTTTTGTATACCCAACAACCTGTGATCGTAAACAACGAAAGCGACCACAGTAACGCTCGCTTTCCCTACCCTGTTAATAAGCTTTTCGCCAAATCAAAATTGGTACTCGCAGCTGTCCACATAAAACAAAGTAATATAGGTATGATTATTGGGCAGCGTAAAAAGCCAACAATAGAGCAAGCAGAATTAGACAACTTTCATTTGCTGACTCAGCACCTTAATATGTGCCTAACCTTGATTTCACCCAATAAAAAAGCCACATGA
- the queC gene encoding 7-cyano-7-deazaguanine synthase QueC: MTEKVVVIYSGGMDSYTVLNRAIKDGMEVYPLTFDYGQRHVKEIDCAAAVCKSLNVPHKVIDISAINQLLAGSSLTDDIEIPEGHYEEESMKSTVVPNRNMILLSLAVGYAVSVGASKVYYGAHSGDHAIYPDCRPEFVEKMNDVCQIANYEAVEIYSPYLSVSKTAILTDGIAMGLDYSQTWTCYNGREHACGKCGACQERLEAFRDNNATDPLTYEVTA, encoded by the coding sequence ATGACTGAAAAAGTTGTCGTTATCTATTCCGGCGGCATGGATTCATACACAGTACTGAATCGCGCAATTAAAGATGGTATGGAAGTATACCCACTAACGTTTGATTACGGTCAACGCCACGTTAAAGAAATTGATTGTGCAGCAGCTGTATGTAAATCATTAAATGTACCGCATAAGGTTATTGATATTTCAGCGATTAATCAGTTATTGGCGGGTTCGTCACTAACCGATGATATCGAGATACCCGAAGGCCATTACGAAGAAGAAAGCATGAAATCTACCGTTGTGCCGAACCGTAATATGATTTTACTGTCACTCGCTGTGGGTTACGCTGTTTCAGTTGGTGCTTCAAAGGTTTATTACGGCGCACACTCTGGCGATCACGCTATCTACCCTGACTGTCGCCCAGAGTTTGTTGAGAAAATGAATGATGTTTGCCAAATTGCCAATTACGAAGCCGTTGAAATTTACAGCCCTTATTTAAGTGTTAGCAAAACGGCTATTTTAACTGACGGCATAGCGATGGGCCTAGACTACAGCCAAACATGGACCTGCTACAACGGTCGTGAACACGCTTGTGGAAAATGCGGTGCTTGCCAAGAGCGTTTAGAAGCCTTTCGTGATAATAACGCAACGGATCCATTGACTTACGAAGTTACAGCTTGA
- the pheT gene encoding phenylalanine--tRNA ligase subunit beta: MKFSESWLREWVNPESTSDELAHQITMAGLEVDGVDPVAGEFSGVVVGEVVECGQHPDADKLQVTKINVGDASTDGELLDIVCGAKNCRLGLKVAVAMVGAVLPGNFKIKKAKLRGQPSFGMLCSESELGMAESADGIIELPADAPIGTDIRDYLDLNDNTIDVDLTANRGDCLGIKGLAREVGVLNSLAVTEPAIEPVPATIEDTREINLSAPAACPRYLGRVIKGINLDATTPLWMVEKLRRCGVRSNDPVVDVTNYVLLELGHPMHAFDLAKIDGAIDVRFANKEEKLVLLDENEVTLSEETLVIADTGSEGKDGKSLAMAGIFGGLHSGVAEGSKDIFLESAFFAPLAILGKARQYGLHTDASHRYERGVDPELQRNAMERATQLLLEIVGGQAGPIVEAKSDEHIPQPRQVSLRRAKLDQRIGLHIEDDKVSEILTRLGFTVAFANDVWEVTVPGYRFDISIEVDLIEEVARIFGYNNIPNVAPQASLSMRKHSEGKLGLTKLRQALINRGYQEAITYSFVDPKVQALLHPNQEVMTLPHPISSEMSVMRLSLWTGLLQAVTYNQNRQQGRVRLFETGLRFIPDESAENGVRQQQMIAGVISGSQNQEHWNLAKVAADFFDIKGDVEAMLAVTGKGAEFEFSKAEIDALHPGQTAAVHKDGELVGYLGTLHPELERKLGLNGRTLVFELLLDAVLTLNVPEARDISRFPANRRDIAVVVEEQVEANNVLQLIEKVGGNNLVDLNLFDVYTGKGIEPGFKSLAIAMTLQDVEKTLEEKDITEVVNRVVDTLKTELNASLRD; the protein is encoded by the coding sequence ATGAAATTTAGTGAATCTTGGTTAAGAGAGTGGGTTAACCCAGAGAGTACTTCTGACGAGTTAGCGCACCAAATTACAATGGCTGGCCTTGAAGTTGACGGCGTTGACCCAGTTGCGGGTGAGTTCTCAGGCGTGGTTGTTGGTGAAGTAGTTGAATGTGGTCAACACCCAGATGCAGACAAACTGCAAGTCACCAAAATTAACGTTGGTGATGCCAGCACTGACGGCGAATTATTAGATATTGTTTGTGGCGCGAAAAACTGTCGCTTAGGTCTTAAAGTGGCTGTTGCTATGGTTGGCGCTGTGCTACCGGGCAACTTCAAAATTAAGAAAGCGAAACTTCGCGGTCAACCTTCATTTGGTATGCTGTGTTCAGAGTCTGAACTAGGCATGGCAGAAAGCGCCGATGGTATTATTGAATTGCCAGCTGATGCGCCAATCGGCACCGATATTCGTGATTACTTAGACTTAAACGATAACACGATTGATGTTGATTTAACCGCTAACCGTGGTGACTGTTTAGGTATTAAAGGTTTAGCGCGTGAAGTAGGTGTACTTAACAGCTTAGCTGTTACTGAGCCTGCTATTGAGCCAGTACCTGCGACGATTGAAGATACCCGCGAAATTAACTTATCAGCACCAGCTGCGTGCCCGCGCTACTTAGGTCGTGTCATTAAAGGCATTAACCTTGACGCAACAACACCACTTTGGATGGTAGAAAAGCTGCGTCGCTGTGGTGTGCGTTCAAATGACCCTGTGGTAGATGTCACTAACTATGTATTACTTGAGTTAGGTCACCCAATGCACGCTTTCGATTTAGCAAAAATCGATGGCGCAATTGATGTACGTTTTGCGAACAAAGAAGAAAAGCTAGTTTTATTAGACGAAAACGAAGTGACGCTTTCGGAAGAGACCTTAGTTATCGCTGATACTGGTTCTGAAGGTAAAGACGGCAAGTCACTAGCGATGGCAGGTATCTTCGGTGGTCTTCACTCTGGCGTAGCTGAAGGTAGTAAAGATATTTTCCTAGAAAGTGCCTTCTTTGCACCATTGGCGATTCTTGGTAAAGCACGTCAATACGGTTTGCACACTGATGCGTCACACCGCTATGAGCGTGGTGTTGATCCTGAGCTTCAACGCAATGCGATGGAGCGTGCAACTCAGTTACTTCTTGAGATTGTTGGCGGTCAAGCTGGCCCAATCGTTGAAGCAAAATCTGACGAGCATATTCCTCAGCCACGCCAAGTAAGCCTTCGCCGTGCGAAATTAGACCAACGTATCGGTTTACACATTGAAGATGACAAAGTTTCTGAAATTCTAACTCGCTTAGGTTTCACAGTTGCGTTCGCGAACGATGTTTGGGAAGTAACTGTACCGGGTTACCGTTTCGATATTTCAATTGAAGTGGATTTAATTGAAGAAGTGGCGCGGATTTTTGGTTACAACAATATTCCAAATGTTGCGCCGCAAGCATCACTTTCAATGCGCAAGCACAGCGAAGGTAAGTTAGGTCTAACTAAACTGCGCCAAGCGCTGATTAATCGCGGTTACCAAGAAGCGATCACTTACAGCTTTGTTGATCCGAAAGTACAAGCTTTGCTACATCCTAACCAAGAAGTAATGACGCTACCGCATCCAATTTCATCAGAAATGTCGGTGATGCGTTTAAGCCTGTGGACCGGTTTATTACAAGCGGTAACTTATAACCAAAACCGTCAGCAAGGTCGTGTTCGTTTGTTTGAAACAGGTCTGCGTTTTATTCCTGACGAAAGTGCAGAAAACGGTGTACGCCAACAACAAATGATCGCAGGTGTAATCTCAGGCTCACAAAACCAAGAGCACTGGAACTTAGCCAAAGTAGCCGCTGATTTCTTCGATATCAAAGGTGATGTTGAAGCTATGTTAGCAGTGACTGGTAAAGGCGCTGAGTTTGAATTTTCAAAAGCAGAAATTGATGCATTACACCCAGGTCAAACAGCGGCAGTTCACAAAGATGGCGAGCTAGTTGGTTACCTTGGTACCTTACATCCTGAATTAGAAAGAAAATTAGGATTAAACGGCCGTACTCTAGTGTTTGAATTATTGTTAGACGCTGTTCTAACCTTAAATGTACCTGAAGCTCGCGATATTTCTCGCTTCCCAGCCAACCGTCGCGACATCGCGGTTGTGGTTGAAGAGCAAGTTGAAGCAAATAATGTGTTACAACTCATTGAAAAGGTTGGCGGAAATAATTTAGTTGATCTAAACTTGTTCGATGTATACACAGGCAAAGGTATCGAACCTGGCTTTAAGAGTTTAGCGATTGCAATGACCTTGCAAGACGTTGAGAAAACTCTTGAAGAAAAAGATATAACAGAAGTTGTTAATCGGGTTGTTGATACATTAAAAACTGAACTAAATGCATCACTGAGGGATTAA
- a CDS encoding HAMP domain-containing methyl-accepting chemotaxis protein has product MNKYQQLTLAQKLYTGFGVVLTLIAVVGVISYFALQNATEGFTGYREMARDTNLSGRVQANMLMVRMNVKDFIITNSDKDKQQFEEYWQKTQSFMQDAQREINQPNRARAIDEVDNSLTLYHDSFEQVVSLIGERHQLVKQVLDVKGPEAEQNLTRILKSAREDGDMVAAYGASLATRSLLLARLYAGKFLNTNELSDVDRVKSEFADLNKELEILDSELQNLTRRELLANTQKLTAEYYETFLKVVDIILQRNSIITNSLDKIGPEVARKVENVKLDIKSVQDTLGPELVAANENSILLIEVIVVISIIIGIFASIIVTKLILNQMGGEPKEVISVAQRVADGELDLNLPKNNSAPDSLYSAIITMVERLRDKAQLAAKIAEGDLSKNINLSSSKDNLGQSLQTMTEQLHDVISQVQTSSANISSASNVVLKNSDDLALGMTNQATSLEQISSSLEELSTQTNLNATNAEKATELANNAKQFAQTGRDKMQQMTEAMFEIDSAGQSISNFINTIDEIAAQTNLLALNAAIEAARAGEQGRGFAVVADEVRGLAARSTQAAEETKKLVAMSTAKTATGNQIAEQTSDALQQIYSQINETASLMSDISNANNEQAQGVNFINQGVAEIDKVIQQSVDISTLNAKETNNLTSSANELRVMLERFKL; this is encoded by the coding sequence ATGAACAAATATCAGCAACTAACACTAGCACAAAAGTTGTATACGGGCTTTGGAGTTGTTTTAACGCTTATTGCGGTAGTAGGTGTTATCTCCTACTTTGCCCTGCAAAATGCAACAGAAGGGTTTACTGGCTATCGTGAAATGGCCAGAGATACGAACTTATCAGGTCGAGTCCAAGCCAACATGTTAATGGTAAGGATGAATGTTAAAGACTTTATTATCACTAACTCAGATAAAGATAAGCAGCAGTTCGAAGAATATTGGCAAAAAACTCAGAGCTTTATGCAAGATGCGCAGCGAGAAATCAATCAGCCAAATAGAGCCAGAGCAATTGACGAGGTAGACAATAGTTTAACGCTTTATCATGACAGCTTTGAACAGGTCGTTTCTCTTATTGGAGAGCGTCATCAATTAGTGAAGCAGGTACTTGATGTTAAGGGGCCTGAAGCAGAGCAAAACCTCACTAGGATACTCAAATCGGCTAGAGAAGATGGTGATATGGTCGCTGCCTACGGGGCATCCTTGGCGACTCGAAGCTTACTACTAGCGCGTTTGTACGCGGGTAAGTTTCTAAACACTAATGAATTATCCGACGTAGATAGGGTTAAAAGTGAATTTGCCGACCTAAACAAAGAGTTAGAGATTTTAGATTCGGAGTTGCAAAACCTTACACGAAGGGAACTGTTAGCTAATACCCAGAAATTAACCGCTGAATATTACGAAACTTTTCTAAAAGTTGTCGACATCATTCTTCAACGCAACAGCATTATCACCAATAGCTTAGATAAGATAGGACCTGAAGTCGCCAGAAAAGTTGAAAACGTAAAACTAGATATTAAGTCGGTGCAGGACACATTAGGGCCTGAACTAGTTGCCGCGAATGAAAACTCTATTCTATTAATCGAAGTCATTGTTGTTATTTCAATCATTATTGGCATATTTGCTTCAATTATCGTTACCAAGCTGATTCTGAATCAGATGGGCGGTGAGCCTAAAGAAGTAATTTCTGTGGCTCAACGAGTTGCCGACGGTGAGCTTGATCTTAATTTACCAAAAAACAATTCGGCACCTGACAGCCTGTATTCAGCCATAATCACTATGGTAGAGCGATTGAGAGACAAAGCTCAATTAGCTGCTAAGATTGCCGAAGGCGATTTATCGAAGAATATCAATTTATCGTCAAGCAAAGATAATCTTGGCCAGTCTCTGCAAACCATGACAGAACAATTGCACGACGTCATCTCTCAAGTTCAAACCTCTAGCGCCAACATTAGCTCAGCCAGTAATGTGGTGTTGAAAAACAGTGATGACCTAGCGTTAGGAATGACTAATCAAGCAACATCGCTGGAACAAATATCCTCGTCTTTAGAGGAGCTTTCGACGCAAACCAATTTAAATGCGACCAATGCCGAAAAGGCGACTGAACTAGCCAATAACGCAAAGCAATTTGCACAAACTGGCCGAGACAAGATGCAGCAAATGACAGAAGCGATGTTCGAAATAGACTCAGCAGGTCAAAGTATTTCTAACTTTATTAATACAATTGATGAAATTGCCGCTCAAACCAATTTGCTGGCGCTAAACGCTGCTATTGAGGCAGCAAGAGCTGGTGAGCAAGGTCGTGGCTTCGCCGTTGTAGCCGACGAAGTAAGAGGATTAGCAGCAAGAAGCACACAAGCTGCAGAGGAAACCAAAAAGCTAGTTGCTATGTCTACAGCGAAAACAGCAACAGGTAATCAAATTGCGGAGCAAACATCGGATGCGTTGCAACAGATCTATAGCCAAATAAACGAAACTGCATCGCTTATGTCAGATATTTCTAATGCCAATAACGAGCAAGCTCAAGGAGTGAACTTTATTAATCAAGGTGTGGCTGAAATAGACAAAGTAATCCAGCAATCTGTTGATATTTCAACCTTGAATGCAAAGGAAACAAATAACTTAACAAGCTCAGCAAACGAGCTAAGAGTTATGTTAGAAAGGTTCAAACTATAA
- a CDS encoding bifunctional diguanylate cyclase/phosphodiesterase, giving the protein MNEVVLSSRFPELLSDAIDPMLILRGEDVIDCNQAALDFFKFANRRECLTKRPWDLSPTYQPDGLLSLEKGWQKIMACYQHGKQRFLWLHRDMQQLLHWVEVTIVKISHGDSSYIHATIRDVVKTQSDNDSQSNEEEGTQLYQIDNGYREQLDLVNPYIQLLHEHKKVIDASSIVSKTSPKGIITYVNKNFCETSGYHERELIGQSHNIIRHPDMDAAVFKDLWRTIARGKIWQGVIKNRKKNGDTYLVKSTIAPIFNDSGRIAEYIAIRQDVTEFTKQKLVIEQQTIDPITKAKNYSTLLSDMSSELQCHIAIIDIPDLEVIQNAYDIKEYYRVFARVASQLASLLPVEATLYRHSGRSFAVLMPNTILFNDFIRFCLEWQNELEERDIETANNLFSLSFYIGLAQWMPDADLLSRARMALVGGDELNQKLSVFTQGSNIHSRLLSTIDWTNRLKSAVAGNGIVIFGQKIVNQQHDYYSTEVLMRYFDPDKQHYVSPIEFLGYAKRSKVYPSLSRVVIEKAFEYFASKQQRFSLNLSKADISDRFTANLILSLLDKYQLGKNVIIELVESENYELDDQKFADFLVKLKAHQCQIAIDDFGSGYSNFEYLTRLPVDIIKIDGSLIKQIATNQKHQVIVNTIVNFCHSLDIKVVAEYVANEQVLDKVKEFGVDMYQGYHFHQPERLH; this is encoded by the coding sequence ATGAATGAAGTTGTATTAAGTAGTCGTTTCCCTGAATTATTGTCTGATGCTATTGATCCTATGTTGATATTGCGTGGCGAAGACGTGATTGACTGTAATCAGGCGGCTTTGGATTTCTTTAAATTTGCTAACCGGCGCGAGTGTTTAACTAAGCGACCCTGGGATTTGTCACCAACCTATCAGCCTGACGGGCTACTTTCACTTGAAAAAGGTTGGCAGAAAATTATGGCTTGCTACCAACACGGTAAGCAGCGATTCTTGTGGTTACACCGAGACATGCAGCAACTTCTGCACTGGGTTGAAGTTACTATTGTAAAAATTTCGCACGGTGATAGCAGTTATATTCACGCGACGATTCGTGATGTTGTAAAAACGCAAAGTGATAACGACTCACAATCAAATGAAGAAGAGGGCACTCAGCTATATCAGATTGATAATGGCTATCGTGAACAGCTCGATTTGGTGAATCCCTATATCCAGCTATTACACGAACATAAAAAGGTGATTGATGCTTCTTCGATCGTGTCAAAAACCAGTCCTAAGGGCATTATTACTTACGTTAACAAAAATTTTTGCGAAACCTCCGGTTACCATGAGCGTGAACTTATTGGTCAAAGTCACAATATTATTCGCCATCCCGATATGGACGCCGCGGTATTTAAAGATTTATGGCGCACCATAGCGCGCGGTAAAATTTGGCAAGGGGTGATCAAAAATCGTAAGAAAAATGGTGACACGTATTTAGTGAAAAGCACCATAGCACCGATATTTAATGATAGTGGTCGTATCGCTGAATATATCGCGATTAGACAAGATGTTACTGAATTTACAAAACAAAAGTTAGTCATTGAACAACAAACTATTGACCCAATTACCAAAGCAAAAAACTACTCTACTTTACTTAGTGACATGAGTAGTGAGCTGCAATGTCATATTGCCATTATTGATATTCCTGACTTAGAAGTGATCCAAAACGCTTATGATATTAAAGAGTATTATCGGGTGTTTGCGCGTGTTGCCTCTCAACTAGCTAGCTTATTGCCAGTCGAAGCAACACTATATCGCCACTCTGGTCGCTCTTTTGCTGTATTGATGCCTAATACCATACTATTTAACGATTTTATTCGCTTTTGCTTAGAATGGCAGAATGAGCTCGAAGAGCGAGACATAGAAACGGCTAACAATTTATTCTCGTTATCTTTTTACATTGGGTTAGCGCAATGGATGCCTGATGCCGACTTGCTCAGCCGAGCACGGATGGCGTTAGTGGGTGGTGATGAGCTGAATCAAAAACTTTCTGTTTTCACACAAGGTAGCAACATTCACAGTCGCTTGCTATCCACCATTGATTGGACAAATCGCTTAAAGTCAGCAGTTGCGGGTAATGGCATTGTCATTTTTGGTCAGAAAATAGTGAATCAGCAACACGACTATTATTCCACCGAAGTACTTATGCGCTATTTTGACCCAGACAAGCAGCATTATGTCTCACCAATCGAATTTTTAGGTTATGCCAAACGTTCAAAAGTTTACCCAAGCCTGTCACGTGTGGTGATTGAAAAAGCGTTTGAATATTTTGCCAGCAAGCAGCAACGCTTTTCGCTGAACTTATCAAAAGCGGATATCTCCGATCGGTTTACTGCAAATTTAATACTTTCATTACTAGACAAATACCAACTCGGCAAAAACGTGATTATCGAGCTTGTTGAGTCGGAGAATTATGAGCTAGATGATCAAAAGTTTGCTGATTTCCTCGTCAAGCTAAAAGCGCACCAATGTCAGATTGCGATTGACGACTTTGGCTCAGGCTACTCTAACTTTGAATATTTAACCCGCTTACCCGTCGATATTATTAAAATTGATGGTTCACTAATAAAGCAGATAGCGACGAATCAAAAGCATCAAGTTATTGTGAATACCATAGTGAACTTCTGTCACTCACTGGATATTAAAGTAGTGGCGGAATACGTTGCCAACGAACAGGTGTTAGACAAAGTGAAAGAGTTTGGCGTGGATATGTACCAAGGCTATCACTTCCATCAACCGGAAAGATTGCATTAA
- the pheS gene encoding phenylalanine--tRNA ligase subunit alpha: MNLDDIILQAEQEIAAASTPAALDDVRVSYLGKKGVFTEKMKGLGQLPKEEKPKAGQVINQAKQQVQKLLTERGELLRAEEIKAKLAAESIDVTLPGNTNEIGGLHPVTRTIERIESFFSELGFEVKAGPEVEDDFHNFDALNIPEHHPARQDHDTFYFNPKLVLRTQTSGVQIRTMEAEKPPLRIISPGRVYRNDYDQTHTPMFHQVEGLLVDKDVSFTHLKGILHDFLHNFFEEDLQIRFRPSYFPFTEPSAEVDVMGKNGKWLEVLGCGMVHPNVLKSVGIDPEEYTGFAFGMGVERLTMLRYGVNDLRSFFENDLRLLKQFK; encoded by the coding sequence ATGAACTTAGACGATATAATTTTGCAAGCAGAGCAAGAGATCGCTGCGGCGTCGACACCTGCTGCACTAGATGACGTGCGCGTAAGCTACCTAGGCAAAAAAGGTGTGTTTACCGAAAAGATGAAAGGCTTAGGCCAGCTACCTAAAGAAGAAAAGCCAAAAGCAGGCCAAGTAATCAACCAAGCTAAGCAGCAAGTACAAAAGCTATTAACTGAACGTGGTGAGTTACTGCGCGCAGAAGAAATCAAAGCAAAATTAGCGGCTGAGTCAATTGACGTAACCTTGCCAGGTAACACTAACGAGATTGGTGGCTTACACCCAGTTACGAGAACAATTGAGCGTATTGAGTCATTTTTCAGTGAGTTAGGCTTTGAAGTAAAAGCGGGTCCAGAAGTGGAAGATGATTTCCATAACTTCGATGCCTTGAATATTCCTGAGCATCATCCAGCACGTCAAGATCACGATACCTTCTACTTTAACCCTAAGTTGGTATTACGCACGCAAACATCAGGCGTGCAAATTCGTACTATGGAAGCGGAAAAGCCGCCATTGCGTATTATCTCGCCGGGTCGCGTATACCGTAACGATTACGATCAGACACATACGCCAATGTTCCATCAGGTAGAGGGTTTATTGGTTGATAAAGACGTGAGCTTTACTCACCTAAAAGGTATCTTGCACGACTTTTTACATAACTTCTTTGAAGAAGATCTACAAATTCGTTTCCGTCCCTCTTATTTCCCATTCACTGAGCCTTCTGCAGAAGTGGATGTGATGGGTAAAAACGGCAAATGGTTAGAAGTACTAGGTTGTGGCATGGTTCACCCGAATGTACTTAAATCAGTGGGTATCGATCCAGAAGAATACACCGGTTTCGCCTTTGGTATGGGTGTTGAGCGTTTAACTATGTTGCGCTACGGCGTGAACGACTTGCGTTCATTCTTTGAAAACGATCTTCGATTATTAAAACAGTTTAAGTAA
- a CDS encoding integration host factor subunit alpha: protein MALTKAEIAEHLYEKVGLSKRDAKDMVEIFFEEIRETLEEGEQVKLSGFGNFDLREKSERPGRNPKTGEDIPISARKVVTFRPGQKLKSRVEDGNE, encoded by the coding sequence ATGGCGCTAACCAAAGCAGAAATCGCAGAACACCTATATGAAAAGGTCGGGTTGAGCAAACGCGATGCTAAAGATATGGTTGAGATATTCTTCGAAGAAATTCGAGAAACTCTTGAAGAAGGTGAGCAGGTTAAATTATCAGGCTTTGGCAACTTTGACTTAAGAGAGAAAAGTGAACGTCCTGGCAGAAACCCTAAGACTGGTGAAGATATTCCTATCTCTGCCCGTAAAGTGGTTACCTTTAGACCAGGTCAAAAACTTAAGAGTCGTGTTGAAGACGGCAACGAGTAA